The Cryptomeria japonica chromosome 6, Sugi_1.0, whole genome shotgun sequence genomic interval TTGAAAGGATAATGATATTGAAAATTCAAATTCCTTCCATTTCTAGCTTTGTCACACTGCACGCCCCAGTATGTAGAAATTTACAATATCTAACACTTTAACACCAGAATTGTGGTACACACTCAAATTATATTCAGTATAGATATAGAAAGTTTTTTAAACTTGATTATTAAGTCCTTGCACCTTGTGGCCTTACTTTTCTCACACATCAGCAGTCAGGAGTGTGCCAGGAAGAGCTACCtgcaaatattgaaaattttgtaaatgAAATTTTAGGAATTGAATCTGTGAGTATAAAACTGAAGTACATGGACTACGGCATGTCTACTGTCCTATACCGTCTCTCCAAGTTTGAAAGGAGGAAGTCCTTTGTACGGGCAGCCACCGCACCGAAATGCATCTCCGAGTCCACACTAGAAGAATGAATACATAATGtgagaaaaatgaaaacaagcatCCTGTTATGTTTTTATTTATTATTCTGTTACTAGGTTAACTGATTGCAGATTAAATGGTTGTAGGATCTAAGAGTTAATAGGATGCCTCCAAATATTAAGTTAAACGCAACATGACAAAGATGGTTGGCAATTACGGAAGGATATTAGTTGTTCCagaatcattcaaggacttcaggagcaTTATTCCTTTACCAAATCCAGGACCTGGGTATCAGAGCATGTTATTGGTTGGGGAGATCAACCTGCAAAATGTTTCTTCTGATTTATTTATCCATTCCTTTTCCAATAATGTATTTTAAGAAAAGCAAAGCTACAACATTGATGAAGTTGTTGAAAATTATCCACATTTTGTCTGTTAGATTTTCCCTGCTGTATCTTTTTCTGCAAGGTATTGATCGATCATTTGCCACAAGATGGCTCGGGTTGTAAATTTTTGACTTGGTGAGGCCTAGGGCTTAAACTCTAATTCATGCTTATCAGTTTGCTCAAATCCAAAGCTTGGCTTGGAAAAATTTCTCTAGTAGTGGTTTAAAATGCCAGGGGCCACACAATCTTGGTGTCTCAGATAATACACATGATTGAGGGAGGCATCACCCAGAACTTGGATACAGTAAATGCCAAAGATCTGATCTCTGCATACCTGACAAGAAAGTTTGCCAAATTTGCCCTACCTGATTCATTTTTGGCTCATAGAGAGCAAAGTCAAAGCCTGCTTTCTGATTTTTAGGTtttaacaagatttgttctttCTTTGGAGAACAATTACATTTGTAAAAGACTAAGTTGAATCTAAAATGAGGAGTGCCACAACAAGGAAAATACAAGTGCCCTCTAAAATAGGGCTAGGCCACACTTACAAGAAGAAATTCAATGGAGAtaaatgtgaatttttattgcatcaaAAAACTTTCACACAGTTATTTCCATAAGATCTCTCAAATAAAACATAATAACGTAAATCTTCACAGAAAGGAGTTGTAtaggaaaaaaatgaaaaagacaTTAGTGCAAATGGGCTTACACTTCCACAGGCAGATTGAGGATTGTTCAACTGATCTGCAGTCAGACCTAACTTCTCTTGTTTTCCTTCAATCTCAGCTCGTCCGCAGGTACaatttttgcatgctttcctctttgTACCAACTTCACAGTCACTAACTGCACAACAAAACAAAATTCAACAAACTGAAAATTTTAACACTAAAATGACTTGCCCTCCAGAGCATATACATTACTGTGTATGctaatggaaaaagaagaaaatggtTCTCTGTAACCAACCAGTGGGCAAGACTGGTCTTTTCAAGTCTTCTTCAGACAGAAGACTGTCCTCATCTATGAGATCCTCCAAATCGTCTATTGTTTCCAACTTTAGACCTGTTATGTCAGGTTTTGGTAAACTGTATGATTCTATCAGAGACTTCTTTTTGAGGGAAAAGGTCGACCCTGTCTTCCAAGTGGGCTTTTGTGCTTTCATCTGCAAATGGTAGTGCAAGGGACAAGTTGTCATTCCAAAACTTaaattgataatatatatatatatatatatatattctgcatctcAATCCTATCAGCATACCATAAATGACTGAAGCCCGTCAGATGAACATTGTCCTTCCACAGAATTGACAACCTCTGGTGCTATAAAACCTGCCAGAAGAAGATCTCGTTCCAGGCTGGCATGCATTTGTGCTATTTGCTGTTCAAAGGACATAAAGACAAAAAGATTTCTCAATAATAGAAACTTAATTCCCAACGTATTGTCCTTTGCATTAAAATTTCTACTATGAAATAAAGCCTTCGAACTATAATCTAGGTTTAAAATGAAATGGGAGTTCGATCCCTTACATACTCCTCAGCAACAAGAGTCTGTATGAACACAAGGCCCCCTTGTTTTGCAACTCTCGCTAACTCCACTAACCAAttcaatttatcaaatttattcctCTCTGAGATATAAACCACAACATCCAAGGAGGAAGATTCGAACTGTAACTTTTCCCCTGAAAGAAATAAATTACATTAATGCCTCTGAATGTGAAGGTATTATACTATGCAGACTTTGTCAAAATCTGAAGAATCAGAAaatattaatgcaataaataatcaACAGAAAAGAAAACTCAAGTAAAATGAACGAAAGAAGCTTTATTTCTAATTCAAGGTGCAGTTAGTCAATCAATTTTTCCTAGGATAAGTGCTACCATATATTCTAAAGAGGCATGGCATATTCTTGTAAATGCAAATGAAGGTGTTCATACAGCGAAGTTGCGAACACTAAGGAAAAGTTTTGCAAATGTTAAAATGAGTCAAAATGAATTAGTTAATGAGTTTCTAacaaaagttgatgggatgataaatcagatgagaattCTAGGAGATGATGTAAGTAATCAACATGTGATTGAGAAAATTTTAAGAAGTTTGTCTTCCAAATTTGATAATATTGTTTCCAcaaaagaaatttcaaaagatcTTACATCTATGAAAATTGATGAGTTAAGTGGCATTCTATTAACTGCGGAAGAACAAATGAAAAGTAGTGAAGAACCTTTAGGACAAGCATTTGCATCTAAGGCAAACATAAGAGGTAAAAAGCATAAGTTTTCTAAGGGTTATCACAAATCTGAATATGGCAGTGATTCCAAATCTGAGAATAGAGGTGAGTCTAGTCACTACAGAGGTAGGGGCTATGATCATGGAAGAGGTTCTAATTTTCAAGGAAGAAGTAACAATTATAGAGGTAGAAGCAGAGGAAAAAGCAGGGATACTGGTAGAGACAAAAGATGTGTTAGAGTGCTTTCATTGTAACAAATTTGGCCATTATGAGTCTAAATGTTGGCATAAGCGATCTGCTCACAATACTGTAGAAGATACGCAAAATCTATTTCTTTCTTGTTTGAATACAAGTTCTAATGAAGAAAATGTTCATTATCCCTTTTCTCCCCCATAATGAACAATTTCTTCAAACTCTTTGCTGTATTTTTATCCTCCTTcctctgctctgataccaattgaaggtattaaattgaaaaatcaaactatTAGGATGATCTGCAGATCAGCAACTCAGAGATACACCAGAAAAACTCATCATTGATGTAGAAGTTTATTTATACAAgcagataaaattaaaaaaacttgaCTTATATAACTACTGATAAGCGACACCTAATCAATCATAACTGTCTGTTTATAACATCTGATTAATAACAACAGATATTCAATGTTTATTATCATTCAGAATTATCAAAATAGATGAAACCTGCAAGCATACAATTGGATTGCAAGAAGTGTTCCAggtaaagaaagaaaaactggtttACAAAGGGAAGATTAAAATGACAGTATAAGGTACATCTGAAAGCCAATTTTGCCTGATGACATAATGGCGTGGAGTTGCAGCTAAAGTTGTAATGAAACGAAAGAGATAAGGAAACTGGTTAAATGCAATAAGAAAAAAATTCATATACAAGTAGTGCCTCAAGCAACCGTGGATAAGGAAGCAAAAGAGTTTCCCCAAGGGAAGGTTAACACAAAATACAAGCAAAAGATTGCAGACTCCTTAACTGGATCTACTAGCTGCTAGAGGCTTACTCCTACTTACAACTGGCTGTAACATATGTTGTTTACATGAAAAAAATTGTTTCTGCTTTCTTCATTAAAATTATGAAAGTTAACGGTATCATGGTTGTAGTCCCGACCAACACTATCATCAACCATCCGCTGTTTTTCCAAAACTAAAGACAAAGCAATGTTTACGAAACTCAGAATTCCAAAATGAGGCCTCTACTTGGTGGTCCAGGATGTTTAACAATGATGACACAACATAAAAAACCTGAGAATTACCAGAATCCAGACAGAGCATTACAGAAAGTTGAAACCAAAGAGCATAGAGAAACTAATGATATTCCCAGTAAAGGCAAAGTTTGTTTCCTTAGGTCACAGCTAAGCCACAAACAATTTGTGACATAAGAAACCCGCTTGTGGAAACCCATATGGGAATTTCTTCCCATTCAACTTCTAAATTGTGCAAATTTTGTACCCCTTGATTAAGATGGCATGACCAAGCTCCGGAATAAATCACATCTTGCCAATCTAACTATCAtaacaaaagaaaaaaaggaaaaaattgatCACCAGTAAGAAATGACTACAGCAACGCCCTAGACAGAACAATCTACTGGGACAAATAGTTTCTCTCCTATCAACCTGGCAAGTGCATAGTTGCATAACTCCCATTCATTTATGTGCCCGACAAGAGAGAGGGGCATCAAAGCCATAAAGGCCCACAACCTACTTTAGGAGCAAGCACAAGCTAATGACTTTCTCTTGACCTGTCGGTCAAGTGTTGGCTTAGTGGTGAGGGAATGTGCCAGGTTCAACAATCCTCACCCACTGGATCTGTTAGGTTTTCCTCGAGGATTGTAACCATGAGAGCTGATGGGTTCAAACTTCACAAAAGGACTGACAGTGACCGAGGGAAAAGCAGTGGCATTGCAATAAAGAGCTATGTTAAAAGGCTTCTGATGCTTTTACAGCATTCTAGAACAAGAGATTCAAGCATAGCTATCAATTACCTAAATGAATAAACAGAATATTTATAAACTATTTCCTAAGGATTCCGAGGGTTAAAGAATTAGTACTGAAGAATAATTAAATCTTTGTGATTTCCGAATGTAAACATTATCTTTTTGTTTTTATCTGGAAATAATAATGCTAAAGTTTTGTCTTTAAGTCTCTGTTCATGTTCAGAGCTTATCAGAATGTAAAAGTCTTCTGAGTTCAACTGCAAAGAAATAACTTTTTCCGACATATAGGTCTCTCTGCTGAACCCATCATCagggataaaagatttgaagccaCTAGCCATGATAAAATTTGTATTTCTACCTTTCAGGTCAAATTCTAGACCTCTCTTCAGCCATTAAAACTTATCACAGCTTCTAAAGCCTCTACATGTGCTACGATGCCCGATTTTACAAGGTTCATGTTTATAGCATATCTAAATTCTACATAAGAATCACTTTAGCTAACGGAAAAAGAGAATGATTTCACAGGAAAACTTACATAACAAAACAAAGCGAGCTGCACCATAGACTGAAAAAACAGAGCAATTAATCACAAATACAAATGCAAGGAATATGAAATCTATCTCACCTAGCAGATTGGCCTGTGTTAGTACACACAATTTGTTGCCCTCATCAGCTTTGTCTTGGAATGCCTGAATAGCCCATGTGACCACCCTGCCCGGTAGACTCGTTGAATCTGTCACCAACAACACTGCTGCTGCTGATTCCATCTTCACTGCTTTTCACTCCCTTTGAACTAATAGATACAAATGAAGTATATTCAAAGCATGCACAGTTCGCTTTAAAAAGAAATCAGATACCCATTAAGTGTATTCAAAGCATGCACAGTTAGCTTTAAAAAGAAATCAGAAATGCATTAATTGTTTTCAATGCACAATCAGCTTAACAAAAAACACAAACATGAATAACTCCACTGATTAAAGCAACACATTTGCTTCAAGATGTAGAGCTTCCTGGTTCTTAACTCATCAAGATAAAAAGTATATAGATAAAACTGACTAAATCCTTACcaacttcaacaacaacaacaattgcaACAAGAAGTGTATCCTAATTGTTGTATTGAATTGTGTTTGCGAAATGTCCATATTTGTGCTCAAATTCAGACAAAAAAAACTGTTAAAGCACGAGTGTCACACCTTTTTCCCCTATGAAAAGGTGGCACTGCATTCATggctttaaatttatttattttactttctaTAATTTGAAGGAGTAATTTTTTTATTGGAGGAATTTGCTTGCGTGTGAAGTGGAGCGCATAGCACGTGCCTGCCAGGAAGCTGGCCCGTGGTGTCACGTGTGAGGCGTCAGCGGGTGAAGCGTGTGTCGTGTTCCACTAACTTTGTTGGGCCAATGGGATTTAGATAGGCCTCCAACTATTTGGGTTTTCTGTTATCCGATGGTTATAGTGCTGTCTAGTACTATGTAAGGTGAAGGGAAAAATTATTCCTCTAGAGATTTTAGTATTTACCTAGTGCTCTAGGTCAAATTTTTTAGGTTGAGTACAAGACTTCAACATCATAAGGAGATGATATTGGGCTTATGTTTGGGAAATTTTGGGAGAATAGATACCCCTCAATCCTTCACAGTTAGTCAAAGAAGTTTTAATATAAGACTCATGCTCTTGTATCGAGTGGCAAAATATTATGTTGGTACGATATAATTTTAATCAAACTTTTCTTTAGACTTTGTTCTACTATTTATGAGGcttttgtaatggtgaaatttgtatacccATGTCATTTTCCATTAGTTTTGGGATCATTTTGAGAGACT includes:
- the LOC131054829 gene encoding anamorsin homolog 1; protein product: MESAAAVLLVTDSTSLPGRVVTWAIQAFQDKADEGNKLCVLTQANLLGEKLQFESSSLDVVVYISERNKFDKLNWLVELARVAKQGGLVFIQTLVAEEYQIAQMHASLERDLLLAGFIAPEVVNSVEGQCSSDGLQSFMMKAQKPTWKTGSTFSLKKKSLIESYSLPKPDITGLKLETIDDLEDLIDEDSLLSEEDLKRPVLPTVSDCEVGTKRKACKNCTCGRAEIEGKQEKLGLTADQLNNPQSACGSCGLGDAFRCGGCPYKGLPPFKLGETVALPGTLLTADV